One Desulfocurvibacter africanus subsp. africanus DSM 2603 DNA segment encodes these proteins:
- a CDS encoding PEP/pyruvate-binding domain-containing protein, with amino-acid sequence MGFLSSLFRRRRKPVTAESLHAFRQRYVNFLELLESNSELLRIMAEIEDKLLGRELFGMSFVRAMGTRAMFHARRMVGSLDALSGGRHPAIGRALEEILERLRQELREQVVMEVSELVLPYERISRDMVDAVGGKNAHLGELSSRAGVPAPRGFAISTSAYRRFLRHQDLEDEMRKRLMAIQPDDPRSLEIAGQEIQELFEAADTPAELVEAVHAAYEQYIARPSGGKPRVALRSSAVGEDSALTYAGQYLTLLGVGPEDLIAGYKRVVASLFTSRAITYRLHKGVPFEDSAMSVACLEMVDARSAGVVFTRSPLSLTDDRVLVQSIWGLGPYAVDGVVPPDTFVFERSPSGPRLVERQVSRKDIRLALAEDGKLACMDVEEALREQPSLNDAQATELAALALRLEEHFGGPQDVEFALDQADRLFIVQSRPLRREGPEKSEPLPPVSGREVLLSGGETAFPGVGFGPVVHVRDKEDLLGFPDGGVLVAAHSSPNYVLAMPKARAILTDTGSVTGHMASLCREFGVPSILNLRSAVETLQSGELVTVDAISRRVYRGRVDELLALSRERTVLMQGTPVHDALSRLAKHIVPLHLTDPAAPEFGPQGCSTIHDITRLAHELSYSEMFSVGDSASDHEGMAVKLRAPIPLDLYLLDLGGGLAVSDMFVVGPEEVTSRPFTSVLRGMTDERLSSRVPKPVNIGGFLSVMSQQMLTPPNLTVERFGDKSYAIISDKYLNFSSRVGYHYSILDSYCGNTVNKNYVSFKFTGGAADEVRRNRRVRAIALILQRLGFTVEVIADRVSARIQKLEARDIEPRLEAMGRLLIFTRQMDMLMHSDASVQHMADCFIRGDFSCAGMPEK; translated from the coding sequence ATGGGTTTCCTGAGTTCTCTGTTCAGGCGCCGTCGTAAGCCGGTTACAGCCGAGTCGCTGCACGCGTTCCGTCAGCGTTACGTGAACTTCCTGGAGCTTCTGGAATCGAATTCCGAGCTGTTGCGCATCATGGCCGAGATCGAGGACAAACTGCTGGGGCGTGAGCTGTTCGGCATGTCCTTTGTGCGCGCCATGGGCACGCGGGCCATGTTCCACGCCCGGCGCATGGTCGGCAGCCTCGACGCACTCTCCGGAGGCAGGCATCCGGCCATTGGCAGGGCGCTGGAGGAAATACTGGAGCGGCTGCGCCAGGAGCTGCGCGAGCAGGTTGTCATGGAGGTTAGCGAGCTCGTGCTGCCGTACGAGCGCATCAGCCGTGACATGGTCGATGCCGTGGGCGGCAAGAACGCCCACCTTGGCGAGCTCTCCAGTCGGGCCGGCGTGCCCGCGCCGCGAGGCTTCGCCATTTCAACGAGCGCCTACCGCCGTTTTCTGCGCCATCAGGACCTGGAGGACGAGATGCGCAAGCGACTCATGGCCATCCAGCCCGACGATCCGCGCAGCCTGGAGATAGCCGGCCAGGAAATCCAGGAGCTTTTCGAGGCGGCCGATACGCCAGCAGAGCTGGTCGAGGCGGTCCACGCTGCCTACGAGCAATACATAGCCCGCCCGTCCGGGGGCAAGCCCCGCGTGGCCTTGCGCTCCAGCGCCGTGGGCGAGGACAGCGCCCTGACCTATGCCGGCCAGTACCTGACACTGCTCGGCGTCGGGCCAGAGGACCTGATAGCCGGATACAAGCGCGTGGTGGCCAGCCTGTTCACCTCCAGGGCCATCACCTACCGGTTGCACAAGGGCGTGCCCTTCGAGGACTCGGCCATGAGCGTGGCCTGTTTGGAGATGGTCGACGCCCGCTCGGCCGGCGTGGTCTTCACGCGCAGCCCCCTGTCCCTGACCGATGACCGCGTGCTCGTGCAATCGATCTGGGGCCTTGGGCCCTATGCCGTGGACGGCGTCGTGCCTCCGGACACCTTCGTCTTCGAGCGCTCGCCATCTGGTCCGCGCCTGGTGGAACGCCAGGTGAGCCGCAAGGACATCCGCCTGGCCCTCGCCGAAGACGGCAAGCTCGCGTGCATGGATGTGGAGGAGGCGCTACGCGAACAGCCCAGCTTGAACGACGCGCAAGCCACCGAGCTGGCAGCCTTGGCCTTGCGTCTGGAGGAGCACTTCGGCGGACCGCAGGACGTCGAGTTCGCCCTGGACCAGGCGGACCGCCTGTTCATTGTCCAATCGCGTCCGCTCCGGCGCGAAGGGCCGGAGAAATCCGAACCGCTGCCGCCTGTTTCCGGCCGCGAGGTGCTCCTGTCGGGAGGCGAGACCGCCTTTCCCGGCGTGGGCTTCGGACCAGTCGTGCATGTGCGCGACAAGGAGGACCTGCTTGGTTTCCCCGATGGCGGAGTGCTCGTGGCCGCGCACTCCTCGCCCAACTATGTGCTGGCCATGCCCAAGGCCAGGGCCATTCTCACGGACACGGGCAGCGTCACCGGCCACATGGCTTCGCTCTGCCGCGAGTTTGGCGTGCCGTCGATCCTCAACTTGCGCAGCGCCGTCGAGACGCTCCAATCTGGCGAGCTCGTCACCGTGGACGCCATCTCGCGCCGGGTTTATCGCGGCAGGGTGGACGAACTACTGGCCCTGTCCCGCGAGCGCACGGTGCTCATGCAAGGCACTCCGGTGCACGACGCCCTATCGCGACTGGCCAAGCACATCGTGCCCCTGCACCTTACCGACCCGGCAGCGCCCGAGTTCGGGCCGCAGGGCTGCAGCACCATCCACGACATCACCCGGCTGGCGCACGAGCTGTCCTACTCCGAGATGTTCTCGGTGGGCGACAGCGCCTCGGACCACGAGGGCATGGCCGTGAAACTCCGCGCGCCCATCCCCCTGGACCTCTACCTGCTGGACCTTGGCGGCGGGCTGGCCGTATCGGACATGTTCGTCGTCGGCCCCGAGGAAGTCACCTCCCGCCCGTTCACGTCGGTCCTGCGCGGCATGACCGACGAGCGCTTGAGTTCCCGCGTACCCAAGCCCGTGAACATTGGCGGCTTCCTGTCGGTCATGAGCCAGCAGATGCTCACCCCGCCGAACCTGACCGTGGAGCGTTTCGGCGACAAGAGCTACGCCATCATTTCGGACAAGTACCTCAATTTCAGCTCGCGCGTGGGTTACCACTACTCCATTCTGGACAGCTACTGCGGCAACACCGTGAACAAGAACTACGTGAGCTTCAAGTTCACGGGCGGCGCGGCCGACGAGGTACGCCGAAACCGCCGCGTGCGCGCCATCGCGCTCATTCTCCAGCGGTTGGGCTTCACGGTGGAGGTCATAGCCGACCGCGTCTCCGCGCGCATCCAGAAGCTCGAAGCCCGCGATATCGAGCCCCGTCTGGAAGCAATGGGCCGTCTGCTCATCTTCACCCGCCAAATGGACATGCTCATGCACAGCGATGCGAGCGTGCAGCACATGGCCGACTGCTTCATTCGCGGCGACTTCAGCTGCGCGGGTATGCCGGAGAAGTAG
- a CDS encoding sigma 54-interacting transcriptional regulator, with protein sequence MRLFRGSLPFWGRSGGFREGSRVRNKLLMALIPPIILVLLATGYITYSFSRNYLNTALQRVARVQSRAMAHAVEEYLRERKRDLLFIAHGPASTEAIRETMARAQRAGMPTPREVGYFGPDQQQGFLLLMNDEGVFEVDVPPASSIQLLADVRSGGAAPLEPGEVRIGSVETAEYTLPAQANEEPKTVQAQVVRLLTRGADGGYFVLSMDAASVRDILSVYTSPKSPLWAYPRTPEVRYAFLFDTRGWMLFQSEETEQASPEMGTYLARAGLSGTLGRPGLPAAFRPGAAYGDYWRMVDEVGQGKHDLIVSREGADLSQYINDYYLSYSPVRFLPGGGKPAQIYCGLAYVDRTRMTLTAGYKQVDIIFLVTLSTILLISIIIFFISRRLTRPIIELSREVNTIQETGLIRPIELKFRDYETGGLTEAINNLISTVQRQMDEIRHMDLTIQTASLKERAELESIIKAAAAQEVEIAEIVGFGPQVERLKADIAKAAQVDADVLITGETGTGKQLAAEAVHRLSRRSAKPFVSINCGALDENLLLDTLFGHVRGAYTEAKAERKGAFQEADGGTLFLDEIQTASPKVQQALLRAIAMRRFRPLGSDKEVDVDVRLIAATNVDLRQEIDEGGFRQDLYYRLKVLTIETIPLRQQKSNIPVLADRFLKQAEPVSGKKDLGLSKGALENLMAYDWPGNIRELQNCMTMAAVMVEGNLIQASDLRLDDNGRQGPALPLVAARASTQRSPEEPRLPEEPRQPWEPRPSKGGSMVDKPGEGSVSEGGVLAAPAEDLPMGLNQRQAKVYPFILQEGGVTRNRYQEIVGGNLSARTANYDLGELVLRGLLIKIGRGPATRYEVRRPKAGG encoded by the coding sequence ATGCGTTTATTCAGAGGAAGCCTGCCCTTCTGGGGGCGCTCCGGAGGGTTCAGGGAAGGCAGCCGAGTCAGGAACAAGCTGCTCATGGCGCTCATTCCTCCCATCATCCTGGTGCTCCTGGCTACGGGTTACATCACCTACTCCTTTTCGCGGAATTATCTGAATACGGCCCTGCAACGTGTCGCCAGGGTCCAGTCCAGGGCCATGGCCCATGCCGTTGAGGAATACCTGCGGGAACGTAAGAGGGATCTGCTGTTCATCGCGCATGGCCCTGCGAGCACTGAAGCGATTCGCGAGACCATGGCCCGTGCGCAACGGGCCGGCATGCCCACCCCGCGCGAGGTTGGCTACTTCGGGCCGGATCAACAGCAGGGCTTTCTGCTGCTGATGAATGATGAAGGAGTCTTTGAGGTGGATGTGCCGCCCGCATCCTCCATCCAACTGCTTGCTGATGTCAGGAGTGGCGGAGCGGCCCCCTTGGAACCCGGCGAGGTTCGCATCGGATCAGTGGAAACAGCCGAATACACACTGCCCGCCCAGGCCAACGAAGAGCCGAAAACCGTTCAGGCCCAGGTTGTCCGACTGCTTACGCGCGGGGCTGACGGCGGCTATTTCGTCCTCTCCATGGACGCGGCGAGCGTGCGCGACATCCTGAGCGTGTACACGTCCCCGAAATCGCCCTTGTGGGCCTATCCGCGCACGCCCGAGGTGCGCTATGCTTTTCTGTTTGACACCCGGGGCTGGATGCTCTTCCAGTCCGAGGAGACTGAGCAGGCCTCCCCGGAGATGGGTACCTACCTGGCGCGAGCCGGGCTGAGCGGCACTCTTGGGCGGCCAGGTCTTCCCGCGGCCTTCCGGCCCGGCGCGGCCTACGGCGACTACTGGCGCATGGTCGACGAAGTAGGCCAGGGCAAGCATGACCTTATCGTGTCCCGCGAAGGTGCGGACCTTTCCCAGTACATCAACGATTACTACCTGTCCTATTCGCCTGTGCGCTTTTTGCCTGGCGGCGGCAAGCCCGCACAAATCTACTGCGGCCTGGCCTACGTCGACAGGACGCGCATGACGCTCACTGCCGGCTACAAGCAGGTGGACATCATCTTCCTCGTTACCCTGTCCACCATCCTGCTCATCTCCATCATCATCTTTTTCATCAGCCGCAGGCTGACCCGGCCCATCATCGAGCTGTCCCGTGAGGTCAATACCATCCAGGAGACCGGCCTTATCCGGCCGATCGAACTCAAGTTCCGTGACTACGAGACCGGCGGTCTGACCGAGGCCATCAACAATCTCATTTCCACGGTTCAGCGTCAGATGGATGAAATCAGGCACATGGATCTGACCATCCAGACAGCCAGTCTCAAGGAGCGCGCCGAGCTTGAGAGCATCATCAAGGCTGCCGCGGCGCAGGAGGTGGAAATCGCGGAGATCGTGGGCTTCGGGCCGCAGGTCGAGCGGCTCAAGGCCGATATCGCCAAGGCCGCCCAGGTGGACGCGGACGTGCTCATCACCGGTGAGACGGGCACGGGCAAGCAGCTCGCGGCGGAAGCGGTGCATCGCTTGAGCCGGCGCAGCGCCAAGCCTTTCGTGTCCATCAACTGCGGCGCCTTGGACGAGAATCTGCTCCTGGATACGCTCTTCGGACATGTGAGGGGCGCGTATACAGAGGCTAAGGCCGAGCGCAAGGGCGCCTTCCAGGAAGCCGACGGCGGAACGCTGTTTCTGGACGAGATCCAGACCGCTTCGCCCAAGGTCCAGCAGGCCCTTCTGCGCGCCATCGCCATGCGCCGCTTCCGGCCCCTGGGCAGCGACAAGGAGGTGGACGTGGACGTGCGGCTCATCGCGGCCACGAACGTGGATCTGCGCCAGGAGATCGACGAGGGCGGCTTCCGCCAGGACCTCTATTATCGACTCAAGGTGCTAACCATCGAGACGATTCCCCTGCGTCAGCAGAAGAGCAATATCCCGGTGCTGGCGGATCGCTTCCTCAAACAGGCCGAGCCCGTGTCCGGCAAGAAGGACCTCGGCCTGTCCAAGGGCGCGTTGGAAAATCTGATGGCCTACGACTGGCCGGGAAACATCCGCGAGCTTCAAAACTGCATGACCATGGCCGCGGTCATGGTCGAGGGCAACCTCATACAGGCCAGCGACCTGCGCCTGGACGACAACGGCCGCCAAGGTCCGGCGCTGCCGCTTGTAGCGGCGCGTGCCTCGACCCAGCGATCCCCCGAAGAGCCACGGCTGCCCGAGGAGCCTCGGCAGCCTTGGGAGCCCAGGCCGTCCAAAGGCGGATCCATGGTCGATAAACCCGGTGAAGGATCCGTGTCGGAAGGCGGCGTGCTTGCCGCTCCCGCGGAAGATCTGCCAATGGGGCTCAATCAGCGACAGGCAAAGGTGTACCCATTCATCCTCCAGGAAGGCGGCGTGACCCGCAACCGCTACCAGGAGATCGTGGGCGGCAACCTATCGGCCCGCACCGCCAACTATGATCTTGGAGAGCTGGTCCTGCGCGGGCTGCTTATCAAGATCGGTCGCGGTCCGGCCACACGCTACGAAGTGCGCCGCCCCAAGGCTGGCGGCTAG
- a CDS encoding DVU0150 family protein yields the protein MKNIRRAIPILMAMLLLPALAHAAGGGGASELVVVADTRVLTVGYMRYFADLYNNNVVLFAVWATVLTAIYGAFLGFLMDFFMSRTGLDLSKRKIIEH from the coding sequence ATGAAGAACATTCGTAGAGCGATTCCGATTCTCATGGCAATGCTTCTTTTGCCGGCTCTTGCGCATGCCGCCGGCGGCGGAGGCGCTTCGGAGCTGGTTGTCGTGGCCGATACTCGTGTACTTACGGTCGGCTACATGCGTTATTTCGCCGATCTGTACAACAACAACGTTGTTCTGTTTGCAGTATGGGCCACGGTGCTGACCGCCATTTACGGGGCATTCCTTGGCTTTCTCATGGACTTCTTCATGTCCAGGACTGGCCTGGACCTCTCGAAGCGTAAGATCATCGAACATTAA
- a CDS encoding sulfite exporter TauE/SafE family protein yields the protein MDWLYMWMPIAGMQIFWPGLVLIGFSVGTIGGFFGMGGAWMVTPGLNILGFPMAFAIGTDMAHIAGKSMISTVRHSKFGNVDYKLGIVMLAGTMIGIECGAQIIMYLERLGLVGSVVRWVYVFFLGLIAAMVFYDYFKAVQNKKRGVVGEHGTEGITWYKTLHKINIPPMVHFKHAGFTCSAWLPILVSYATGVLAGFLGIGGGLLRMPALVYLIGTPTHIAVGTDLFEVMISGLYGAFTYAMKGRIELVAVFVMLTGAAIGAQIGTIATKYAKGYGIRVAFGIAVLCCMISIILKQYGFNNSSAVIILGTISLICLYIIKIMFTGAAQELRDKKANAARVI from the coding sequence ATGGACTGGTTATACATGTGGATGCCCATTGCTGGCATGCAAATATTCTGGCCCGGCCTGGTGCTCATCGGCTTCTCCGTTGGCACCATTGGCGGCTTCTTCGGCATGGGCGGCGCGTGGATGGTCACGCCCGGCCTGAACATCCTCGGCTTCCCAATGGCTTTCGCCATCGGCACGGACATGGCCCACATCGCGGGCAAGTCCATGATCTCCACCGTGCGCCATTCGAAGTTCGGCAACGTCGATTATAAACTCGGCATAGTCATGCTTGCCGGCACCATGATCGGCATCGAATGCGGCGCGCAGATCATCATGTACCTGGAACGCCTGGGCCTCGTCGGCTCAGTGGTGCGTTGGGTGTATGTTTTCTTCCTGGGCCTGATCGCCGCCATGGTCTTCTATGATTATTTCAAGGCAGTGCAGAACAAGAAGCGCGGCGTGGTCGGCGAGCACGGCACTGAAGGCATCACCTGGTACAAGACCCTGCACAAGATCAACATCCCGCCCATGGTGCACTTCAAGCATGCCGGCTTCACCTGCTCCGCCTGGCTGCCCATCCTCGTCAGCTACGCCACCGGCGTGCTGGCCGGCTTCCTGGGTATCGGCGGCGGCCTGCTGCGCATGCCCGCCCTGGTCTACCTTATCGGCACCCCGACCCACATCGCAGTCGGCACCGACCTGTTCGAAGTCATGATCTCCGGCCTCTACGGTGCGTTCACCTACGCCATGAAGGGCCGTATCGAACTCGTGGCTGTGTTCGTCATGCTCACCGGCGCGGCCATCGGCGCCCAGATCGGCACCATCGCCACCAAGTACGCCAAGGGCTACGGCATTCGCGTGGCTTTCGGCATCGCCGTGCTCTGCTGCATGATCTCCATCATCCTCAAGCAATACGGCTTCAATAATTCCTCGGCCGTAATCATCCTTGGAACCATCAGCCTGATTTGCCTCTACATCATCAAGATCATGTTTACGGGCGCCGCGCAGGAACTGCGTGACAAGAAGGCCAATGCCGCCAGAGTCATCTAA